Part of the Procambarus clarkii isolate CNS0578487 chromosome 20, FALCON_Pclarkii_2.0, whole genome shotgun sequence genome, NNNNNNNNNNNNNNNNNNNNNNNNNNNNNNNNNNNNNNNNNNNNNNNNNNNNNNNNNNNNNNNNNNNNNNNNNNNNNNNNNNNNNNNNNNNNNNNNNNNNNccacctgccacaggtaacggtagccacctgccacaggtaacggtagccacctgccacaggtaacggcagccacctgccacaggtaactatagccacctgccacaggtaacaccagccccacctgatcctggcaaccactgtgtcacacagtctggtggaccttgTATGCTACCCACATACACAAAGAATCAAACCCAATCATAACCTTTCAACACTGTTAGTTTCAGGCTTTTTcagagtcagtaatttctcttcCATTTGACCTGAGTGTGTTGAACAATATAGTCTTGAcaacagagatggggataccgtgACATAATTCGAGTTCAAGTGCTTGTTACCTATTGATTTAGCTGTAATTATGGCGCTAAATTATGCAATTTGGCTGGATTTTGGCCAAATTTGGTCATTATGAtgagagatggtatccatacaatagATATTCTAAGCCTTTTGTTCCGTGCAGCAAGCAGGGTATTTATAattgctattatatatatatactgtcaatCTGTCAATCTCTTACTTTCAATCTTGCAGGAGAAATTGTGAAGTTTTGAAAAGCGGACTTTGAATAAAAGTGAGTTATTCTTCCTTCTGTGATTTTTTAGTGTATTGGTAGCTAGCTGCAGTGTAGCTAGCTGTGATTGTGTAGCTAGTTGCAGTGTAGCTAGCTGTGATTGTGTAGCTAGTTGCAGTGTAGCTAGCTGTGATTGTGTAGCTAGTTGCAGTGTAGCTAGCTGTGATTGTGTAGCTAGTTGCAGTGTAGCTAGCTGTGATTGTGTAGCTAGTTGCAGTGTAGCTAGCTGTGATTGTGTAGCTAGTTGCAGTGTAGCTAGCTGTGATTGTGTAGCTAGTTGCAGTGTAGCTAGCTGTGATTGTGTAGCTAGTTGCAGTGTAGCTAGCTGTGATTGTGTAGCTAGTTGCAGTGTAGCTAGCTGTGATTGTGTAGAGTTCAGCTAGTTGTTTGCTCTTATACTGATTGTGTGCAAGAATTGTTTCTATAAGACCTACATGTTGTTGTAGTCCGTCCTGTTAGGGGCAAGAACAACCAGTCCTCCACCCAACCTCAGGGCAAGAACAACCAGTCCTCCACCCAACCTCAGGGCAAGAACAACCAGTCCTCCACCCAACCTCAGGGCAAGAACAACCAGTCCTCCACCCAACCTCAGGGCAAGAACAACCAGTCCTCCACCCAACCTTAGGGCAAGAACAACCAGTCCTCCACCCAACCTTAGGGCAAGAACAACCAGTCCTCCACCCAACCTTAGGGCAAGAACAACCAGTCCTCCACCCAACCTCAGGGCAAGAACAACCAGTCCTCCACCCAACCTCAGGGCAAGAACAACCAGTCCTCCACCCAACCTCAGGGCAAGAACAACCAGTCCTCCACCCAACCTCAGGGCAAGAACAACCAGTCCTCCACCCAACCTCAGGGCAAGAACAACCAGTCCTCCACCCAACCTCAGGGCAAGAACAACCAGTCCTCCAACCCAACCTCAGGGCAAGAACAACCAGTCTCTCCACCCAACCTCAGGGCAAGAACAACCAGTCCTCCACCCAACCTCAGGGCAAGAACAACCAGTCCTCACCCAACCTCAGGGCAAGAACAACCAGTCCTCCACCCAACCTTAGGGCAAGAACAACCAGTCCTCCACCCAACCTTAGGGCAAGAACAACCAGTCCTCCACCCAACTCCAGGGCAAGAACACCAGTCCTCCACCCAACCTAAGGGCAAGAACAACCAGTCCTCCACCCACCTCAGGCAAGACAACCAGTCCTCCACCAACCTTAGGGCAAGAACAACCAGTCCTCCACCCAACCTCAGGGCAAGAACAACCAGTCCTCCACCCAACCTCAGGGCAAGAAACCCGAAACCAGTCCTCCACCCAACCTCAGGGCAAGAGCATAGCTCGCAACAACAAGGGCCGCTAGAGAGTCATAACACGGCCCCCAAGATGCGTTCAATTCTTCCTTTGTCCTGAAATAAGAACTTCAAGAAACAACTGCCGATGGGCGCCCTCTCCAAAGCAAACCCCTACCACCAGGGACGCAGATGGATAGTAAAACTACTCAACCAAGATTCCTTACAAGCTGCTCTACTCGGGCCACCAGCGTACAGGGGGATAGTAATCAGGCTTACTATCCCTTTTCCTCCTGAAGAGGTGGCCATCCTCCCTCGGCCATTACTATCCATTTTGATCTTTGAAGAAAATGGGAGCCATTTCTGGCGGGAATATTTTATGGGAGACTTGTAGGAATCCGGTTATTGGGTTTTCGATAGCGTGTGGGAGTCGACGATATCCTGTGGGGACGTTATCACCTGAGGGTTGAGTGACACTTAACAGCATTCTTGTAGGGAAAAGGAGCGCTCAAGCGCCACCTCGCAGACTGGATATATGAAAGTGTGAATACATGTATATTTCATATaattatatgtacatatatatagttACATGAAAATAATTTTATGTAGTTTATATAAGGTGAATGAAAGGTCAAAtgcatgtgtaagtgtattaaaaatcaCATTTTCGGATGCACCCAATATCTTTCCTCAGGTTCACTGACTGAATTTCTTTAATAACTCTTTTTGCCTCAAAAAATATTTAAGTATTATAGAAAAATGTAATTCAACTCTTACGAGATGCATTTTGTGTATATCATCATTCCAACCTGACTTTGCCACTTAACCTagcccaaacttaacctaacttaaataACCCGATTAATCCTCAGTACAAGCTaacttaagtaaaaaaaaaatcacccgaTATGATTAAACACTAAAGTAATTAATCACGTGAATTAATATCACATGTATATTAATCATGTATATTAATATCATGTTACCAAAAATCTCACAAAGATGCTGTAAGTTAATGGATCTTACCGTGCGATGAggtcggggctcagcgtcccctcggcccggtcctcgaccaggacctcctacaccagggacgctacaaccccccccccccccctccccttaacCATTACGAGATGATATCATTCCATTACGTGACCAATAGGGCATCGTGAAGCCCCCTCGGGGGTAAAACATACAGAGCATCCAACTCTCTCTCCGTAATCAGTAATATCGGGATCATGACTCCCATCAGACTATATATCCCTCCTTCAATTTGCAAGATGCAGTGCACGAGGATGGGAAACGAAGATTAAGTCTGTGATGTTTTGCCAATATCAATCCTTGCGAATCTGACGTTTTTTGGAGCAATTCCTCGACCCATTGGCAGTCTTCTGAGGGGGAAATAGCAGAGTGCTTTCATGAATATGGCTGTCATGAGCTCACTGTgtttactttgtgtgtgtgtgtgtgtgtgtgtgtgtgtgtgtgtgtgtgtgtgtgtgtgtgtgtgtgtgtgtgtgtgtgtatgtgtgtgggtgtgagggggggggtgtactcacctaattgtgtttgcgggggttgagctctggctctttggtcccgcctctcaacgatcaatcaactaatgtacaggttcctcagcctactgggctctatcatatctacacttaaaactgtgtatggactcagcctccaccacatcacttcctaatgcattccatttgtctactactctgacactgaaaatattctttcttgtgtgtgtgtgtgttgtgtgtgaatgtgtgtgtgttgtgtgtgtgtgtgtgtgtgtgtgtgtgtgtggtgtgtgggtgtgtgtgtgtgtgtgtgtgtgtgtgtgtgtgtgtgtgtgtgtgtgtgtgtgtgtgtgtgtgtgtgtgtgtgtgtgtgtgtgtgtgtgtgtgtgtgtcttggtggctTCACTTGCTGGGTCATACCTCTTAGCACTAAAGAAAGGTTGTAATATTCCATATGACTTCCTTTAGCACACAAAGAAACTCAGTAGTGATACATCACGCTAATGTGGTTTCTTTGGGGCATTTGAAGAGAAGCGTCGAGGGTAGAACTGctgtaccacagccagagtgccttCAGGCAGTTAGTGAAACCCTGACTTGGCTTCAGTGAACCCCTTAGGGACTCCTTAGAGGATTCAGCTGAATCCCAAATTTCCTTGCTTTTTCATGTCGAGGCTCAGTGgtctaaggtgtgtgtgtgtgtgtgtgtgtgtgtgtgtgtgtgtgtgtgtgtgtgtgtgtgtgtgtgtgtgtgtgtgtgtgtgtgtgtgtgtgtgtgtgtgtgcttgggagtaatgggtgtgcaagttcgaatcctcctaATGGCTCCTATTAATTTTATCACTGCTACTTTTACCATTTATTTTTAAATGCGCTCTCCCTGGTACATCCCACAATGTATTTCTTTAATCAGTGGCGATTTTCTTGAAAATtctgtatgtcgtgatcatgtctcttctgttttttttttttctctctcgtcCAATTATGTGAAGCTCTGAATGACTCTTTGTTCATATTCATGTAGCCGGATGTAAAGCTTTCTAACCTTGCATGTGGTACTGCAGCCGGATGTTAGGCTGGCTAACCTTGCATGTGGCGCTGATGTATCTTCGTTTGTGTTTGCAGCGACAGGTTCGCTACCAAAAAACGTCTATGGTGGCACCTTTCGTGAACTACCCTATCCCTTATTTCCTTGACTTTCTTGGAACCAGTCATTAAAAAAGCCAACCAATTCTTCCAGTTTCTCCTGCTTCTTCTTTTGCTTTTCTGAAGTCTTTTTTGCACTTTTATATCGTGTTCTTCCTGTCTTCAGTAGCGGTTGTTTCAATATTCTTCGTTCAGCAGCTTTTCATTCTGATTCAGACAGTTTCTTTTGTATGAAGCAATCGTGTTTAGTTCTGTATGGGCGTTACTGTTCTTTGTGGAATTATTTGCATCTTAAATTATTCAGTCTTCTTATTTTTCCTCCCTTATTGACTTTTTTAGCCTAATGGAACTGTGGAACAAATTAGGTTAGGTCTATTCTTAATATGAGTACAGTGTGGAGTGCATGATACATTGGACTTAATGTGTTGAGTGCATGTAAGACTGGACCTAATGTGTTGAGTGCATGTAAGACTGACCTAATGAGTTGAGTGCATGTAAGACTGGACCAAATGTGTTGAGTGCATGTAAGACTGGACCTAATGAGTTGAGTGCATGTAAGACTGGACCAAATGTGTTGAGTGCAGAACGAGTGCATACACCGCCTAGGGCTGCCAGTCTTCCTGTGCCTATCACCCATTCCTTAGGCACCGGTCGCCGAGTACCAAGGACCTTCAGGAGCCAGAACTCCTATACTATTGCAAAACTGCAACAATGCATAAAGCGTTTGTTGGCAATAGGCAAAGCAGACAGTTCACTTCTGAAACATCTTTGCCGTGGGCCTCTTCCCTCGCACACGAAGATAGAGGATAAAGAAAgtcaaaagaaaaacaaaaaaactattTTCTAAACACAATGGGAAGACTGGAAATTTGAACAACCTTGtattgcaaggcataataattcaTTATCTTATCAATGTTATCTGAGTAGACTTGTATTCTCTCCCCAAGATTAATTGTTATGCTTTTAAAAGCACACAGACATACGCATTCTCTTCATAGTACTTTATTTCATCGTAAGGGCTTTATCTAGAATAGGTCATCATCTCACTTGCTTTTATCTCGTGTAATTGACTGGGTAAAAAGGAGTCTCCTTTTTTTACTTGCTGGTTACCAGCTATTCTTGCTTGGATCCAGGCTATGATGTATATGGGTCTTTGTATTTCTATCCGTCGTATCGGTTCGTGTAGTTTTTTTTTAGGGGGAGGggtttattctttattttaaactAAAGATTCTGACACAAGGTTTCGTCGTCCGGTTGACTTTCCTTCCAGATCGTCCCAAAGTTAACAGTCTTCTGCGGATCATCAATGCATTTCGTCGTCTTGAAATCCTGCCGACACTCAATAAGGCCGTCTAGATCATCAATGCATTTCCTAGTCCTGAAATCCTGCCACCATGCAATAAGGCCCTCTGGATCATCAATGCCATTCCCGACCTGGAACCTCGGCAGCCCACAATCACACCCTCTGGACCATCAATGCATTTCCTGGTGCTGGAAACTTGCCCACACACAACTGGAGCCGCCCGTTTAAGCTCTCCGTATGGCAGCCAATAATTAACAACTACTATAATAAATTTTGAAAAGCCACAGCGCTGGTGATTCATAGCTTGACGATGAGTGAATTATTGTCGAAATCCTTTTAATGGGGTTTTCAGTGAGGGAGTTGATTGAGAACAATTCAACTGTGTGTGTTGGGATTTTTTGGCTCACTATTTTTCTAGATTAGGTTATGAAAAATTGAACATTTCTAAGAAGCCATTTTTATGTATATAAAagtctatgtatattatatataacttAAGGATAAAATATACTTTAGTTTAGCTCATTTAttattcaccccatacccatcttgtgggcggtagtggaaccaATATACTTAAGAATAGTTTTTTATATATCGCATACGGTATGGTATACTTGGTGGGCTCACAACCCAGGGTcctgcgttcgattcccgatgttgCCTAAATATCTTTGGCGACTACCAGTGACGTCAAAGTGTTTAGAGATGGGAAGGAACTTTAAAATATGACTAATTCAAAATCAAATTCGCGGTGTTTCCATATCCCGTTTTCTCTCGAGTTGTCACCCCGTCAGAAAATGAAACTGTTTAACCCTCCTCAGAAACGTACGACcccaagcaacctacctaacctatcgaagCCGAAGGATTAAAAATATTACGAGGCTTTCTTTTGTTATTAGTACGTAGGTTTTTGAACGAATTGGTCGACTGCGTAAAAAGTGAGGCGTATTTAGTGACCGGACGAGGTGTCCAGTCACCAAATACGCTAATCTGATTCGTTGTTGAAATCACTAATCTGATTCGTTGTTGGAGTCGGAAAAATGATTAAGGATTCTCTCTCTTTGATTTATTGTGTAGTTTTGTATGTGTTTTAAACTAATATGTATGTCAAGATATTCAAAACTGGACTATATGTGGATGACACTAATGGGACAAAACATTGTCTCGTGATGTTTAATGTTTTTTTGTATCTTTGTGAGTCATACCGTGAATGCGGTTAGAAAACGGATTCCCATTTTCTAATTCGATTCGTGGAGGCTGCCTGGAATAGATCTTAAGGTGATTTGAAGGATGCATATTTGGGCCTCCAAACATATAGTTACGCCTTGTTAGGAAACTTGGTTGAGGCTCCAGGCTTGTCCCAACCCTTTAAGCTTACGCTGAAGGCTCTATTGAAGTCTTTAATCATCTTCCTTTCGTCCAGTGTACGAACTGGTAATGACCCCatatcttcttgagattatcttgagatgatttcggggctttttagtgtccccgcggcccggtcctcgatcaggcctccacccccaggaagcagcccgtgacagctgactaacacccaagtacctattttactgctaggtaacaggggcatagggtgaaagaaactctgcccattgtttctcgccggcgcctgggatcgaccccaggaccacaggatcacaagtccagcgtgctgtccgctcggccgaccggctccatattcatcaagcctTTCTGCatctacttacgaaacctgtacatctttcaacaatcatggcCGCGTTGTTGACACgtattaaacagttgatgagctaCGAAGCGCTACGACGTTGTTTAtatcaataataaccttggggttGCGAAGTTTCTATGCGCATAAacagtttaatatatgtaaacaatactACTATGATTAAAGAAAgatctacaggtttcgtaaatattTGATCAATTCTGGCACCTCAACCTGCAACACAATTCAAACCGATGATTTAATTAATAGTTTATCGTCCAAGTAATTATCAGGGACTTGACTATCATGGAGAAACTCCTTTACGTAAATTAAAACATTTGCAAATATACAGAAAATAAATTtgttaataaatagtaaatatcaAAGAAAAAACCTTTTGGGATTTGTCTTTACGTGTCGTAAGATAGGATTCTTACGAGTTGCGCAAGCCAGAGTTCTTACGAGTTATGCAAGCCAAAGTTCTTGCGAGTTACGCAAGCCAGAGTTTCTTACGAGTTATGTAAGCCAGAGTTCTTACGAGTTACGCAAGCCAGAGATCTTACGAGTTACGCAAGCCAGAGTTCTTACGAGTTACGCAAGCCAGAGATCTTACGAGTTACGCAAGCCAGAGTTCTTACGAGTTACGCAAGCCAGAGATCTTACGAGTTACGCAAGCCAGAGTTCTTACGAGTTATGTATGCCACAGTTCTTACGAGTTACGCAAGCCAGAGTTCTTACGAGTTATGCAGCCAGAGTTCTTACGAGTTATGCAAGCCAGAGTTCTTACGAGTTCTTATGAAAACTCGTTTTAGGCCTGGTCACTGCTCTATATAATGGGCATAAAATCCCTTGAACGTATAGAGAGAAGGACGATAGAGTTAATCCCTGGAATTAGAGCCTTTCCTTTCATATAGTCTTGTGTATGGATGACGGAATATCAATCACATTCCAGTGTGTGAATACTGGAATATCATCCACATTCCAGTGTGTGAATACTGGAATATCATCCACGTTCCAGTGTGTGAATACTGGAATATCATCCACGTTCCAGTGTGTGAATACTGGAATATCATCCGCATTCCTGTGTGTGAATGCTGGAATATCATCCACATTCCTTTGTGAGAATGCTGGAATATCATCcacattcctgtgtgagaatgctgGAATATCATCCACGTTCCAGTGTGTGAATACTGGAATATCATCCGCATTCCTGTGTGTGAATGCTGGAATATCATCcacattcctgtgtgagaatgctgGAATATCATCCACGTTCCAGTGTGTGAATACTGGAATATCATCCACATTCCAATGTGTGAATACTGGAATATCATCCGCATTCCTGTGTGTGAATGCTGGAATATCATCcacattcctgtgtgagaatgctgGAATATCATCcacattcctgtgtgagaatgctgGAATATCATCCACGTTCCAGTGTGTGAATACTGGAATATCATCCGCATTCCTGTGTGTGAATGCTGGAATATCATCcacattcctgtgtgagaatgctgGAATATCATCCACGTTCCAGTGTGTGAATACTGGAATATCATCCGCATTCCTGTGTGTAAAGGCTGGAATATCATCcacattcctgtgtgagaatgctgGAATATCATCCACGTTCCAGTGTATGAATACTGGAATATCATCCACATTC contains:
- the LOC138366738 gene encoding serine/arginine repetitive matrix protein 1-like, with product MGKKESVLLGARTTSPPPNLRARTTSPPPNLRARTTSPPPNLRARTTSPPPNLRARTTSPPPNLRARTTSPPPNLRGKNNQSSTQPQGKNNQSSTQPQGKNNQSSTQPQGKNNQSSTQPQGKNNQSSTQPQGKNNQSSTQPQGKNNQSSNPTSGQEQPVSPPNLRARTTSPPPNLRARTTSPHPTSGQEQPVLHPTLGQEQPVLHPTLGQEQPVLHPTPGQEHQSSTQPKGKNNQSSTHLRQDNQSSTNLRARTTSPPPNLRARTTSPPPNLRARNPKPVLHPTSGQEHSSQQQGPLESHNTAPKMRSILPLS